A part of Hippea maritima DSM 10411 genomic DNA contains:
- the aroC gene encoding chorismate synthase has product MRFLDGGESHGKALVAIIEGFPAGFEIDDNFINKQLLLRQSGYGRGGRQKIEKDKVEFISGVRFKQTIGSPITMVIYNRDFENWKEIMSPMGKLIYNKRVSRPRPGHADLTGYIKYDRSDMRDVLERSSARETAIRVAAGALCEAALKEFGVDMFAFVKSIGSVKLKNIMYDDENIVEKIEKSPVFCPDEKTSDLMIAEIEKAKAEGDSVGGSIEVVARGVVAGLGSYSFYDRRLDARLAFSVMGIQAVKAVEIGDGFENAFKFGSEVHDEIEYINGRYKRLSNRAGGIEGGMSNGEDIIVRAYMKPIPTLKKGLKSVDVDTHKEELSAFERSDVCAVPALSIVAKAAVAFELLNAYIEKFGGDTMEEIKERVEAYKTYLRRK; this is encoded by the coding sequence ATTAGATTTTTAGATGGTGGGGAGTCCCATGGTAAGGCCCTGGTGGCCATAATAGAGGGGTTTCCTGCAGGATTTGAAATAGACGATAACTTTATAAACAAGCAACTTCTTCTAAGGCAGTCTGGGTATGGAAGGGGTGGTAGACAAAAAATAGAAAAAGATAAGGTTGAGTTTATAAGCGGAGTTAGATTTAAACAAACTATAGGTTCTCCCATAACTATGGTTATATACAACAGGGATTTCGAAAACTGGAAAGAAATTATGAGCCCGATGGGCAAGCTAATATATAATAAAAGAGTGTCAAGGCCAAGACCAGGACATGCAGATTTAACTGGCTATATTAAATACGACCGTAGCGATATGCGTGATGTGCTTGAGCGATCAAGCGCAAGGGAAACGGCGATAAGAGTAGCAGCTGGAGCACTGTGTGAGGCGGCATTAAAAGAGTTTGGCGTTGATATGTTTGCTTTTGTTAAATCCATTGGTAGTGTAAAATTAAAAAATATTATGTATGACGATGAAAATATAGTTGAAAAAATAGAAAAATCGCCTGTTTTTTGCCCGGATGAAAAAACATCCGATTTAATGATAGCAGAAATAGAAAAAGCTAAGGCTGAAGGAGATAGTGTGGGCGGTAGCATCGAGGTTGTAGCGAGGGGTGTTGTTGCAGGCCTTGGTAGTTATTCGTTTTATGATAGAAGGTTGGATGCAAGACTGGCTTTTTCGGTTATGGGTATTCAAGCTGTTAAAGCGGTTGAGATTGGTGATGGTTTTGAGAATGCTTTCAAATTTGGCAGCGAGGTTCATGATGAGATAGAATACATCAACGGCAGGTATAAAAGGCTTTCAAACAGAGCAGGTGGCATAGAGGGTGGTATGTCAAACGGTGAAGATATTATTGTAAGAGCCTACATGAAGCCCATACCTACACTCAAGAAGGGTTTAAAGTCAGTTGATGTTGATACACACAAAGAAGAACTGTCAGCTTTTGAAAGAAGCGATGTTTGCGCTGTACCTGCTTTAAGTATTGTTGCCAAAGCTGCAGTAGCTTTTGAACTCTTAAATGCATATATTGAAAAATTTGGTGGCGATACAATGGAAGAGATAAAAGAGAGAGTAGAAGCTTACAAGACCTATCTGAGAAGGAAATGA
- a CDS encoding shikimate kinase translates to MNIILVGFMGSGKTTIARIISKKHSMKFVDTDKLIEKQQNLTIGEIFDKKGENYFREIEKNFILDYLSFCDNCVIATGGGMPCFFNNMENLKKIGWVVYLKTDFETAKKRAMLSKNRPLFKDEKKAKNLFKRRVICYSKAHFTVDANREKKLTINEIEKMLFGE, encoded by the coding sequence ATGAATATAATCCTTGTGGGTTTCATGGGTAGTGGTAAGACCACTATCGCAAGGATTATCAGTAAAAAACATTCTATGAAATTTGTTGATACAGATAAACTTATAGAAAAACAACAAAATTTGACTATTGGTGAAATTTTCGATAAAAAAGGTGAGAACTATTTCAGAGAGATAGAAAAAAATTTTATTTTGGATTATTTGTCTTTTTGCGATAATTGTGTTATTGCAACAGGTGGTGGGATGCCTTGCTTTTTTAATAATATGGAGAATCTGAAAAAGATCGGATGGGTGGTTTACCTAAAAACAGATTTTGAAACGGCAAAAAAAAGAGCTATGCTTTCAAAGAACAGACCATTATTTAAAGATGAAAAAAAGGCAAAGAATTTGTTTAAAAGAAGAGTAATTTGTTATAGTAAAGCACACTTTACGGTAGATGCAAATAGGGAGAAAAAACTGACAATTAACGAGATAGAGAAAATGTTGTTTGGAGAATAA